A window from Drosophila nasuta strain 15112-1781.00 chromosome 3, ASM2355853v1, whole genome shotgun sequence encodes these proteins:
- the LOC132793505 gene encoding LOW QUALITY PROTEIN: maternal protein tudor (The sequence of the model RefSeq protein was modified relative to this genomic sequence to represent the inferred CDS: deleted 2 bases in 2 codons): MLMMNGKPPMNNSGVGASSVDLYITHLDHVGPYLKIYGQANRDAAFLVSKRIETLLPSFFSIDPSWSNERQQALLIPGTVCVLKQTNGAAPGDVEYMRTRVLSSATDGSNRSQMRVEIEFLDYGYKRNVSSLDLLFSKQPKLLLNVPVLNAHYIVLGICSEWDDSELNVVRQLIVNHVVSIEVDPTPICDQKFASVRWKDFELNEFLVQQKQIGAPIANDLIMDHCKKLWKVQSPQSPIVEYNNNNIPGTGSAAKTPTDVAREQLAARFSLAARLDVHRTLNSTPPRPLKATPVNDYTPPKQQQQEQQPLPTQIQPTPLANLTNVQPAGHLLNAQKPAYAAPHQFNQQRANNFQSSDTTSGLLPTHNVFTPKTSPRPLNLYYNVRLNNPMQPPMVHIPKQPSLSYAPARYALAQPSTPAAAAGAAQKAAIQQQPLIPAFRTTMLTVGLTYDVYVSFVENGPHLFWVQLKSASNDLNAMMGQIEHMRLQGLSQYPGVGTACVARFSEDGNCYRVLVSAVYGQRYRVVYVDYGNSELVSLSDLYTIPQELLKIKPFAFRFALAGAKELGALDESMKRIFKNSTLYINFQLTVQAAESVGSMQTCQLLHNGNSMLDVLKKLKNSRQAYAKADQLQDDDAVEIRYIDSPSNFYVQKVNNIKQFEQLMDEMFAYYNTNQKVPEQLVLGAPCVVKCDREWYRAELLRVNDATIIVRHVDFGYEQHVKRHLIGNIAEKHLVMPRQAIKCCLKGFENSELSKDKITDQFEMLAEESNIRRRTFSVRVFRIEPDGVNVVNLLAKNLNVMKKLYKLSMPFEQYLSLEKGQFNANVTRAESIASDVVPQQLQKGEVLNSTTVECEDRMQMQKQARGKNVNINANDWDKHSSASATSSKDTQSQQSGSRRSQQQQQQQQQHPRGERYAPPEHLVRRSRDNHLDLSFDTRSTSSYTSGMSSPRKANRQNGRNRTESPRLQNGKQEANKNTRFSNNQSPRKEQNQQQSQRNATNQRSQNAPQGYGQKPLRQKSTLDGSAISSKRSSGVESDAPSSVEATLPKPMPEPEKYVPLDKAFAVHDIKTPTKEAVSLSWWVSPFQFYVVPKSLASKYDNLLREMRQFYRQKPHQPLQLKVNSSVVVRQRKDNAILRGTVIQCNHMLRKYRIFCVDTGNVLTVTSEDVWQVEQRFSEPPSLAQRCSFDKVVTNYDHLYIVDRMEKYVPVNAKVECEFSAKQQLNNNSTYIVKMLVNGASLRDTLINAQFLTEVAEQVRVSLLAGQQVRGKFTSIRDMTNFKIQLECYKDVNFLCSYDDAKFVKSNKDLAKPFKEHYEGKSYALNIKHVCENNIIHLRPVMPLLKEDRSAFVCGYPVLVNSFKALVVYTAKSYRIFVQPSVEETHMKKLLDDMYEFYNKKGKQLRKFEKDQICAALSSDGNWYRARIVAKDAKGARIDVVYLDYGNMEQLPREQLKQLEEKFFVNRSCYAVEINLPFGRIHNDEKLKTRLSKLLDEQVVTVKPIETRRSHLIADVLLANGKDSVVDTLKAEKLIAGRDIDYMRKQLDKEKPHIYEYIECVDLTTDDDEELQQRKQGGKSNSTNSSPKPKKQPQEPKEPKEPKQRNKQAETVAPPAAPVVEKPVTPTPAVEPKPKAEEKPVVAAPVSAAIVAPEEPQPAPVPTPVIEEPVAVTPPPAVVAAPVVPVPDPYKDMETAVLSHCDNPAHFYVHPMDALPKLKRLTENLQIVSPSLPQLMDVVNGADCISMYSMDKSWYRAKIIDAELMVLQFIDFGNTDCVSDAKEIKQSMCSTDPFCLPFALPIAPNGKLDWADAANGIFNDSYEKILHYEYLTRGDCQITSYVNLYIEGVDVAKKLIADGYAKQLDYVASGSSCYISHVNSISDFYIQLESDSKALELIELYLGDAEQQLQPLQRFEKSSIVAALFDDDGLFYRAELLRQLPDARYEVRFIDYGNTSTTAKCLLLSEEIAKVPSLSKRCTLQLPEDYVAWSKEAEAKFAELTGEGELVFTTQLLKPGLEHITIHLLLDEDNVLDQLLPLCTQKQPKPTPEPVVEASVESEVGSSNIMAIVTHVNSPLNFYLQLETNNALIDSTSEQLNGEQANLQPIKGIAQVGELYVAQFADDNEFYRARILEQLPTKQSLQYRVLFIDYGNQALVDKLFELPTELAQLKPLAEQHSLESCANFIKYPKESREALDALIDSCSGEVAVEFVNKSAQPPVVKLKTMDKNALNIHDQLQKLLEAELQKPKPEDKKCIISHANSPKSFYVQLKKRSAELDHIVKTLQSQAKELKKLEDPKEKVNGACYSQEDDCYYRCSIKTLLGEDKGFEVFLIDYGNTLVTPQIYSLPEEIWQITPLALHCQLSEMPEQVTDQMQEAFNALLEQHFGEVYEIVSELKENHNELQTVQLSINYKDFAQELASTVAGVQKPLEVELHNCLVVQFDDAKSFYVQMDQDVPALEQMTDKMLDAEQNFEVFTELQVGALCVAKFPEDEVFYRAEIVKLLEDGKCEVHFIDFGNNAVTDQFRQLPEDLAKAPRYSKHCELEAATIAKCDVAALGAFIDTHFSEAFQLEILAKKDERDTHVVRLFYQNTNISEKLRLQEKP; encoded by the exons atgttgatgatgaacGGCAAGCCGCCAATGAACAATAGCGGCGTCGGCGCATCCAGCGTTGATTTATACATCACGCACCTGGATCATGTGGGACCTTACCTCAAGATCTATGGCCAGGCAAACCGGGATGCGGCGTTCCTGGTGAGCAAACGCATCGAGACACTGCTGCCCAGCTTCTTTTCCATCGATCCGAGCTGGTCAAACGAACGCCAACAGGCGCTTCTCATCCCGGGCACCGTCTGTGTGCTGAAGCAGACAAATGGCGCCGCACCCGGCGATGTGGAATACATGCGAACGCGTGTGCTCAGCTCTGCCACCGATGGCAGCAATCGCAGCCAGATGCGTGTCGAGATTGAGTTCCTCGATTACGGCTACAAGCGTAACGTGAGCAGTCTCGAT CTGCTCTTCTCGAAACAGCCAAAGCTGCTGTTGAATGTGCCAGTTCTGAACGCACACTACATTGTGCTCGGCATTTGCTCGGAATGGGATGACAGCGAGCTGAATGTGGTGCGACAGCTGATTGTAAATCATGTGGTCAGCATCGAGGTGGACCCCACACCGATATGCGACCAAAAGTTTGCCAGCGTACGCTGGAAAGACTTTGAGCTCAACGAATTTCTGGTGCAGCAGAAACAAATTGGCGCACCCATCGCCAATGATCTGATCATGGATCACTGCAAGAAACTGTGGAAGGTGCAATCGCCACAGTCTCCTATTGTGGagtacaacaataacaatataccGGGCACTGGCAGCGCCGCCAAAACGCCAACGGATGTGGCACGCGAGCAGCTTGCGGCACGCTTCTCGCTTGCTGCACGCTTGGATGTGCATCGCACGCTTAACTCGACGCCACCGCGACCGCTGAAAGCGACGCCGGTCAACGATTATACGCCAcccaagcaacaacagcaggagcaacagccGCTGCCCACTCAGATTCAGCCAACACCGCTGGCGAATTTG ACTAATGTGCAGCCAGCTGGTCACCTGTTGAATGCTCAGAAGCCCGCCTACGCGGCACCACATCAATTCAACCAACAACGTGCCAATAACTTTCAATCTTCCGATACAACGTCGGGCCTCTTGCCCACGCACAATGTCTTCACGCCCAAGACGAGTCCCCGACCACTCAATCTTTACTACAATGTGCGTCTCAATAACCCAATGCAGCCACCGATGGTACACATACCCAAGCAGCCATCACTAAGCTATGCGCCCGCACGTTATGCACTTGCGCAGCCATCAACAcccgcagctgcagctggagctgcCCAGAAGGCAGCGATTCAGCAGCAACCGCTGATTCCGGCTTTTCGCACCACCATGCTGACGGTGGGTTTAACCTACGATGTCTATGTGAGCTTCGTGGAGAATGGCCCGCATTTGTTTTGGGTGCAATTGAAGAGTGCCAGCAACGATCTGAATGCCATGATGGGCCAGATCGAGCATATGCGGCTGCAGGGTCTCAGCCAGTATCCGGGAGTGGGCACCGCTTGTGTGGCACGCTTCTCCGAGGATGGTAATTGCTATCGTGTCTTAGTCAGCGCTGTCTACGGACAGCGCTATCGTGTTGTCTATGTCGATTATGGCAACTCGGAGTTGGTCTCGCTCTCGGATCTGTATACGATACCCCAGGAGCTGCTTAAGATTAAACCATTTGCCTTCCGCTTTGCGCTGGCCGGCGCCAAGGAGCTGGGTGCTCTCGATGAGAGCATGAAGCGCATCTTCAAGAACTCAACTTTGTACATCAACTTCCAGCTGACAGTGCAGGCTGCCGAGAGCGTTGGCTCCATGCAAACCTGCCAGCTGCTGCACAAT GGCAACAGCATGCTGGATGTGCTTAAGAAGCTGAAGAACTCTCGCCAGGCTTACGCCAAGGCGGATCAGCTGCAGGACGACGATGCCGTCGAAATACGATACATTGATTCGCCGAGCAACTTTTATGTGCAGAAAGTGAACAATATTAAGCAATTCGAACAGTTGATGGATGAAATGTTCGCCTACTACAATACCAATCAAAAGGTGCCCGAGCAACTGGTGCTGGGTGCTCCTTGCGTTGTCAAATGTGATCGAGAGTGGTACAGAGCCGAGCTGCTGCGTGTGAATGATGCGACAATCATTGTACGTCACGTGGACTTTGGCTATGAGCAGCATGTGAAACGTCATTTGATTGGCAACATTGCTGAGAAACATCTGGTGATGCCGCGTCAGGCGATTAAGTGCTGCCTGAAGGGTTTCGAGAACAGTGAACTGAGCAAGGACAAGATAACGGATCAGTTCGAAATGCTCGCCGAGGAATCGAACATCAGGCGACGCACGTTTAGTGTGCGTGTCTTTCGCATTGAACCCGATGGCGTTAATGTGGTCAATCTGCTCGCTAAGAATCTGAATGTCATGAAGAAACTCTACAAACTGTCCATGCCCTTTGAGCAGTATCTGTCGCTGGAGAAGGGACAGTTCAATGCGAATGTGACGCGGGCCGAGTCAATAGCATCCGATGTGGTGCCTCAGCAGCTTCAGAAAGGCGAAGTGCTCAACTCAACCACCGTGGAGTGTGAGGATCGCATGCAGATGCAGAAGCAGGCACGCGGTAAGAATGTGAATATCAATGCCAATGACTGGGACAAGCATAGCTCTGCCTCGGCAACCAGTTCCAAGGATACTCAATCACAACAGAGCGGCTCGAGGCgttcgcaacaacaacaacagcagcaacagcaacacccgCGTGGTGAGCGCTATGCGCCGCCAGAACATTTGGTTAGACGCAGTCGTGATAATCATTTGGACTTGAGCTTCGACACGCGCAGCACCAGCAGCTACACCAGCGGAATGAGCTCGCCACGTAAGGCCAATCGCCAGAATGGACGCAATCGAACGGAGTCGCCGCGTCTGCAGAATGGCAAACAGGAGGCGAACAAAAATAC TCGCTTTAGCAACAATCAATCGCCACGCAAGGagcaaaatcaacagcaaTCGCAACGCAATGCGACAAATCAACGCTCTCAGAATGCACCACAAGGCTATGGGCAGAAGCCACTACGTCAAAAGTCCACGCTGGACGGCAGCGCAATCAGCTCGAAGCGTTCCAGTGGCGTGGAGAGCGATGCTCCATCGAGTGTGGAAGCCACATTGCCAAAGCCTATGCCTGAGCCGGAAAAATATGTGCCATTGGACAAGGCATTTGCGGTGCATGACATTAAAACACCCACCAAGGAGGCAGTCAGTCTGTCCTGGTGGGTGTCGCCATTCCAATTCTACGTAGTGCCAAAGAGCCTCGCGTCCAAATACGATAATCTGCTGCGCGAGATGCGTCAGTTCTATCGCCAGAAGCCACATCAACCGCTGCAGCTGAAGGTCAACTCCAGTGTGGTGGTGCGACAGCGCAAGGATAATGCCATATTGCGTGGCACAGTCATCCAATGCAACCACATGTTGCGCAAGTATCGCATCTTCTGCGTGGACACGGGAAATGTGCTGACTGTGACCTCTGAGGATGTTTGGCAGGTCGAGCAGCGTTTCTCTGAGCCGCCTTCCTTGGCTCAGCGTTGCAGCTTTGACAAAGTGGTGACCAACTATGATCACTTGTATATTGTGGATCGCATGGAGAAATATGTGCCAGTTAACGCCAAGGTGGAGTGCGAATTCAGCGCCAAACAGCAGTTGAACAACAATAGCACCTACATTGTCAAGATGCTGGTGAATGGCGCTTCGCTGCGTGACACTCTGATTAATGCTCAATTCCTAACCGAGGTGGCAGAGC AGGTGCGTGTTAGTCTTTTGGCTGGCCAGCAGGTACGCGGAAAATTCACTTCTATCAGAGACATGACCAACTTTAAGATACAGCTGGAGTGCTATAAGGATGTTAACTTCTTGTGCAGCTACGACGATGCCAAGTTTGTCAAGTCCAACAAGGATTTGGCCAAGCCTTTCAAGGAGCACTACGAGGGCAAATCATATGCGCTGAATATCAAACATGTCTGCGAGAACAACAT TATTCATTTGCGTCCTGTGATGCCGCTGCTTAAGGAGGATCGCAGCGCCTTTGTCTGCGGCTATCCGGTGCTGGTGAACAGCTTTAAGGCACTTGTTGTCTACACCGCAAAGTCGTATCGCATCTTTGTGCAACCCAGCGTAGAGGAGACTCACATGAAAAAGCTGCTGGATGATATGTATGAGTTCTATAACAAGAAGG GCAAACAATTGCGCAAATTTGAGAAGGATCAAATCTGTGCAGCACTCAGCTCCGATGGCAATTGGTATAGGGCACGCATTGTGGCCAAGGATGCCAAGGGAGCGCGCATTGATGTTGTCTACTTGGACTATGGCAACATGGAGCAGTTGCCACGCGAACAGCTCAAGCAGCTGGAGGAGAAGTTCTTTGTCAATCGCAGCTGCTATGCTGTGGAGATTAATTTGCCATTTGGACGCATTCACAACGACGAGAAGCTCAAGACCCGCTTGTCGAAACTGTTGGACGAGCAGGTGGTCACAGTGAAACCTATTGAGACGCGTCGCAGTCATCTCATTGCTGACGTATTGCTTGCCAATGGGAAAGACAGCGTTGTGGACACTTTGAAGGCGGAGAAATTAATTGCTGGCCGTGATATTGATTATATGCGCAAGCAATTGGACAAGGAGAAGCCTCACATCTACGAGTACATTGAGTGCGTTGATCTGACCACCGATGACGATGAAGAACTGCAGCAACGCAAACAAGGCGGCAAATCGAACTCGACAAACAGCTCGCCCAAGCCAAAGAAGCAGCCACAAGAGCCAAAGGAACCAAAAGAGCCGAAGCAGCGCAACAAGCAAGCAGAAACTGTTGCGCCGCCAGCAGCGCCAGTTGTGGAGAAACCCGTGACTCCAACGCCAGCTGTCGAGCCCAAACCAAAGGCTGAAGAGAAGCCAGTGGTAGCTGCGCCAGTGTCAGCTGCTATTGTGGCTCCAGAGGAACCGCAACCAGCTCCTGTACCAACTCCAGTTATTGAAGAACCCGTTGCAGTGACACCTCCACCAGCTGTCGTTGCTGCACCTGTTGTGCCTGTTCCAGATCCCTACAAGGATATGGAGACTGCTGTACTGAGTCACTGCGATAATCCAGCTCACTTCTATGTGCATCCCATGGATGCGCTACCAAAACTTAAGCGTCTTACGGAGAATCTGCAGATTGTTTCGCCCTCACTGCCTCAGCTCATGGACGTAGTCAACGGCGCCGACTGTATCTCCATGTAC TCCATGGACAAGTCCTGGTATCGCGCCAAGATTATCGATGCGGAGCTGATGGTGCTGCAGTTTATTGATTTTGGCAACACGGATTGCGTCTCCGATGCCAAGGAGATTAAACAAAGCATGTGCTCAACGGATCCCTTCTGTCTGCCTTTTGCACTGCCCATTGCACCGAATGGCAAATTG GATTGGGCCGATGCAGCCAATGGCATCTTCAATGATTCCTACGAGAAGATTTTGCACTATGAATATTTGACACGCGGCGACTGCCAGATTACCAGCTATGTTAATCTCTACATCGAGGGCGTTGATGTGGCCAAGAAACTCATTGCCGATGGCTATGCCAAGCAGCTGGATTACGTTGCtagcggcagcagctgttaTATCTCGCATGTGAACAGCATCAGTGATTTTTACATTCAACTAGAGAGCGATTCAAAGGCGCTGGAACTAATCGAGCTGTATTTGGGCGATgcggagcagcagctgcagccgtTGCAACGCTTTGAGAAGAGCAGCATTGTGGCTGCGCTCTTCGATGACGACGGATTGTTCTACAGGGCGGAGCTGCTGCGTCAGCTGCCCGATGCACGCTACGAAGTGCGTTTCATTGATTATGGAAACACTTCCACCACAGCCAAGTGTCTGCTGCTCTCAGAGGAGATTGCTAAGGTGCCCAGTCTATCAAAGAGATGCACGCTGCAGTTGCCAGAGGATTATGTGGCCTGGTCCAAAGAGGCAGAGGCCAAATTTGCCGAATTGACAGGCGAAGGCGAATTAGTTTTCACCACTCAGCTGTTAAAACCTGGATTGGAGCATATCACCATACATCTGCTGCTGGATGAAGACAATGTGTTGGATCAATTGCTGCCGCTATGCACACAGAAGCAGCCCAAACCCACGCCGGAGCCTGTTGTAGAGGCAAGCGTAGAAAGCGAGGTTGGATCAAGCAATATTATGGCCATTGTTACACATGTGAACAGCCCCCTGAACTTCTATCTGCAGCTGGAGACAAACAATGCGCTCATAGACAGCACAAGCGAACAGCTGAATGGCGAGCAGGCCAATCTGCAGCCCATCAAGGGTATTGCTCAAGTGGGTGAGCTGTATGTGGCCCAATTCGCGGATGACAACGAGTTCTATCGCGCACGCATCTTGGAGCAGCTGCCAACGAAGCAATCGCTGCAGTATCGCGTGCTCTTTATTGATTACGGTAATCAGGCGCTTGTAGATAAACTGTTCGAGTTGCCTACCGAGCTGGCTCAGCTGAAGCCTTTGGCAGAACAGCATTCCTTGGAATCGTGTGCCAATTTCATCAAGTATCCCAAGGAATCACGCGAGGCGCTGGACGCCCTCATCGACAGCTGCAGCGGCGAAGTCGCTGTGGAGTTTGTCAACAAATCAGCTCAGCCGCCAGTGGTTAAGCTGAAGACGATGGATAAAAATGCTCTCAATATACACGATCAGCTGCAGAAGCTGTTGGAGGCAGAGCTGCAGAAACCGAAGCCTGAAGATAAGAAGTGTATCATCTCGCACGCCAATTCACCCAAGAGTTTCTATGTGCAGCTCAAGAAGCGATCCGCTGAGCTGGATCACATTGTAAAGACTCTGCAAAGCCAGGCAAAGGAGCTGAAAAAGCTCGAAGATCCCAAGGAGAAGGTGAATGGTGCTTGCTACTCCCAGGAGGATGATTGCTACTATCGCTGCAGCATCAAGACGTTGCTGGGCGAGGACAAGGGCTTCGAGGTGTTCCTCATTGATTATGGCAACACTTTGGTCACCCCGCAGATCTACAGTTTGCCCGAGGAGATCTGGCAAATAACGCCACTGGCTTTACATTGTCAATTGAGCGAGATGCCCGAGCAGGTGACAGATCAAATGCAGGAGGCATTCAATGCACTGCTGGAACAGCACTTTGGGGAGGTCTACGAGATTGTCAGCGAGCTGAAGGAGAACCACAACGAGCTGCAGACCGTTCAGTTGAGCATCAACTACAAGGACTTTGCCCAGGAGTTGGCCAGCACTGTGGCCGGTGTGCAGAAGCCACTGGAAGTGGAGCTGCATAATTGTCTTGTGGTGCAGTTCGACGATGCCAAGTCCTTCTATGTGCAGATGGATCAGGATGTGCCAGCACTGGAGCAAATGACCGACAAAATGCTGGATGCAGAGCAGAACTTTGAGGTGTTCACTGAGCTGCAGGTAGGCGCTCTTTGTGTGGCCAAGTTTCCCGAGGATGAGGTGTTCTATCGTGCCGAGATTGTCAAGCTACTGGAGGATGGCAAGTGCGAGGTGCACTTCATAGATTTCGGCAACAACGCGGTTACCGATCAGTTCCGTCAACTGCCCGAGGATCTGGCCAAGGCGCCTCGTTACAGCAAGCACTGCGAACTAGAGGCAGCCACGATTGCCAAGTGCGATGTGGCCGCATTGGGGGCGTTCATTGACACGCACTTCTCGGAGGCATTCCAGTTGGAGATTCTGGCCAAAAAGGATGAGCGCGACACGCACGTGGTGCGTCTCTTCTACCAGAACACGAACATTAGCGAGAAGCTGCGACTGCAGGAGAAGCCTTAG
- the LOC132789580 gene encoding protein N-terminal asparagine amidohydrolase isoform X2, with translation MVLVLNGVLQDECPLDTSTLFLQHPVYRDYAQQLHSIQAKSIGPVGLLYVGQRELAAAAPHDKNINIIGADDATTCIIVVVRHSGSGAVALAHFDGSGVDEAVCTMVSRVQELALGYPEGRIELQLIGGYRDSQGYGEDVFYSIMQSFHKHHLEIDLTQACVGELNTMLRGEINCPIIYGVGVNIKTGEIFPATFPDRGPDQQLRNARIFMGAQTVLDVYDSANGMLRIGPFNYDPLRGADLWLSQTDEFLLQHLSSSPDVEPPHFAPQTRATIRFIQENQFPAVTVFRDNRPRYYRRDDATGCWGLILE, from the exons ATGGTGCTTGTGCTGAATGGTGTGCTGCAGGACGAATGCCCGCTGGACACAAGCACTTTGTTTCTGCAGCATCCCGTCTATAGAGATTATGCCCAACAGCTGCACTCCATACAGGCCAAGTCGATAGGTCCTGTCGGTCTGCTCTATGTGGGCCAACGAGAGCTGGCCGCTGCGGCACCGCACGACAAGAACATTAACATCATTGGCGCCGACGATGCCACCACCTGTATTATCGTTGTTGTCCGCCACTCGG GTTCGGGTGCTGTTGCTTTGGCGCATTTCGATGGCAGCGGCGTTGATGAGGCCGTCTGCACAATGGTGTCGCGTGTCCAGGAGCTAGCGCTTGGTTATCCGGAGGGACGCATTGAATTGCAGCTGATTGGTGGCTATCGAGACTCCCAGGGCTATGGCGAGGATGTCTTCTATAGCATTATGC AATCATTCCACAAGCATCACCTTGAAATCGACTTGACGCAGGCGTGTGTGGGTGAATTGAACACAATGCTGCGCGGCGAGATCAACTGCCCGATCATCTATGGTGTGGGCGTTAACATCAAGACTGGCGAGATCTTTCCCGCCACATTCCCCGATCGAGGACCCGATCAACAGCTGCGCAATGCTCGCATCTTTATGGGAGCTCAAACC GTGTTGGATGTGTACGACTCCGCCAATGGCATGCTGAGAATTGGACCCTTCAACTATGATCCATTGCGTGGCGCCGACTTGTGGCTGTCGCAGACAGATGAGTTTCTGCTGCAGCATTTGTCATCCAGTCCCGACGTGGAGCCGCCGCACTTTGCGCCACAG ACGCGTGCCACCATCAGATTCATACAGGAGAACCAGTTTCCCGCTGTCACCGTCTTCAGGGATAATCGACCCCGATACTATAGACGCGACGATGCCACGGGCTGCTGGGGTTTG ATTCTAGAATGA
- the LOC132789580 gene encoding protein N-terminal asparagine amidohydrolase isoform X1, with the protein MVLVLNGVLQDECPLDTSTLFLQHPVYRDYAQQLHSIQAKSIGPVGLLYVGQRELAAAAPHDKNINIIGADDATTCIIVVVRHSGSGAVALAHFDGSGVDEAVCTMVSRVQELALGYPEGRIELQLIGGYRDSQGYGEDVFYSIMQSFHKHHLEIDLTQACVGELNTMLRGEINCPIIYGVGVNIKTGEIFPATFPDRGPDQQLRNARIFMGAQTVLDVYDSANGMLRIGPFNYDPLRGADLWLSQTDEFLLQHLSSSPDVEPPHFAPQTRATIRFIQENQFPAVTVFRDNRPRYYRRDDATGCWGLVRY; encoded by the exons ATGGTGCTTGTGCTGAATGGTGTGCTGCAGGACGAATGCCCGCTGGACACAAGCACTTTGTTTCTGCAGCATCCCGTCTATAGAGATTATGCCCAACAGCTGCACTCCATACAGGCCAAGTCGATAGGTCCTGTCGGTCTGCTCTATGTGGGCCAACGAGAGCTGGCCGCTGCGGCACCGCACGACAAGAACATTAACATCATTGGCGCCGACGATGCCACCACCTGTATTATCGTTGTTGTCCGCCACTCGG GTTCGGGTGCTGTTGCTTTGGCGCATTTCGATGGCAGCGGCGTTGATGAGGCCGTCTGCACAATGGTGTCGCGTGTCCAGGAGCTAGCGCTTGGTTATCCGGAGGGACGCATTGAATTGCAGCTGATTGGTGGCTATCGAGACTCCCAGGGCTATGGCGAGGATGTCTTCTATAGCATTATGC AATCATTCCACAAGCATCACCTTGAAATCGACTTGACGCAGGCGTGTGTGGGTGAATTGAACACAATGCTGCGCGGCGAGATCAACTGCCCGATCATCTATGGTGTGGGCGTTAACATCAAGACTGGCGAGATCTTTCCCGCCACATTCCCCGATCGAGGACCCGATCAACAGCTGCGCAATGCTCGCATCTTTATGGGAGCTCAAACC GTGTTGGATGTGTACGACTCCGCCAATGGCATGCTGAGAATTGGACCCTTCAACTATGATCCATTGCGTGGCGCCGACTTGTGGCTGTCGCAGACAGATGAGTTTCTGCTGCAGCATTTGTCATCCAGTCCCGACGTGGAGCCGCCGCACTTTGCGCCACAG ACGCGTGCCACCATCAGATTCATACAGGAGAACCAGTTTCCCGCTGTCACCGTCTTCAGGGATAATCGACCCCGATACTATAGACGCGACGATGCCACGGGCTGCTGGGGTTTGGTTAGATATTAA